Genomic window (Roseivirga sp. 4D4):
CCATATCACGGCCTTTGAAAGAATCAATTACTTCAAAAGGAATAAGCTTGTCACCTGGATTGTAATCCTCAAGCTTCAAGTCTTTGGCCTTGTCATTGAAATAGTAACCAACTCGATCCTTTGCAAGGATGACATTGATCGGTTCAAAGGTGTACTGATTAAAAGTCTTCACCTTCACATATTCAATCCCAGCGCCTACAGCTAAGCCATTGTTTGCCGGAAGCGTCCACGGTGTGGTCGTCCAGGCAAGGATGTAATCATTCTCAGTACCAGATACTTTAAACTGGGCCGTTAGTGACGTATCCTTGATGTCTTTGTAAGTACCTGGTTGGTTCAACTCGTGGGAACTTAGACCAGTACCAGCAGCAGGAGAATAAGGCTGTATCGTATAGCCTTTGTAGATGAGGTCTTTGTCATAAAGCTCTTTTAGCATGCTCCAGACTGACTCGATATATTCTTTTTCGAAAGTGATGTATGGATTGTCAAGGTCGACCCAATAACCCATCTTTTCAGTAAGGTCATCCCAGATATCCTTGAAACGCATCACCGTTTCGCGGCACTTTTGATTGTACTCATCGACAGAGACTTTCTTGCCGATGTCTTCCTTCTTAATGCCTAGTTCTTTCTCTACCTGAAGCTCAACAGGAAGGCCATGGGTATCCCAACCGCCTTTACGTTTTACCTGAAATCCTTTTTGAGTTTTGTAACGACAGAAAATATCCTTGACCGTTCTGGCCATGACATGGTGAATACCAGGCGTACCGTTAGCAGATGGTGGCCCTTCAAAGAATGTAAAAGTCGGTTTGCCTTCTTTTTCAGAAACTGACTTTTCAAAAATCTCATTGTCTTTCCAGAATTGAAGTATGTCTTCGCCAACCTTCGCAAATTCCGGTTTCTTGTACTCTTTATACTTACTCACTCTAATTCCTTTCAATACTTATTACCTATCGGTAGAACCCAAGAATGGGTCGTCTTTCTTTATCAATAAATTGTCTGTGTCTATCTCTTCGTCATCATCTTCGATGTAGAACTCATAGTGCTCAATCAAAGGATGAATCTTTTGGTTTCGCTTTCCACTGTCAAAAACCATCAACAATGCCGGTAACAGTGTCAGGTTAGTAATCATGGCAAAGAACAAAGTCAGCGATGTCAACAAACCTAGGGCGACCGTCCCTCCGAAATCCGAAAACACGAAAATCACAAATCCGAAGAACAGTATGATCGAAGTATACAGCATACTCGATCCCGTTTCTCTGATACTATTGCTAATCGCCACGGGCACGAAGAAGTTCTTCGCGAAAAGTTCTTGTCTATACTTTGCCAAAAAGTGGATCGAATCGTCAACAGATATCCCAAAGGCAATGCTGAAAATCAATGCTGTGCTCGGTTTTAATGGAATACCAAAGAAGCCCATGATTCCGGCCGTCATGATCAATGGAATGAAATTCGGAATCAGCGAAATGATGATCATCCGGATATTGGCAAAAAGGATCGCCATAATCACAGCGATAATGGCAAAAGCCAATAGCAGGGAGAAACGCAAGTTCTCTATCAAGAACTTATTTCCCTTAACAAACAAAAGAGTCGAACCTGTAACAGCCGTCTCTATCTTCTCATCGTCAAAAACCTTATCTATTTCTGGCTGAACTACGTTGGTGATCAGTGAGTCCATTTTCTGGGAGCCTATATCGGCTATCTTCAATGACACTCGCATCACCTGCCCTGTAGAGTCCACAAAAGAATCCAATAAACCCGCGTCTCCATCACGATTACTCAAATAGCTGAGAATTACATTCCGATCACTTGGACTAGGGAGACCGTAAAATCGCTCATTGCCATTATAAAAGGCTTGTCTCACCGCCTTGGCAAAAGAGACGATTGAAATAGGCGAAGAAATATTCTCCAAAGGCTCCAAAGCTTTTTCCAGACGATCCACTTTTCTGAGATTCCGAGCATTAATAGTGGATTTTGGTTTACCAAAGTCTATAATAATTTCTAGCGGCATTACTCCACTGAAATTATCCTCAAAGAAATATAGGTCTTGCTTCAGTTCTGACTTTTCAGGAATATCATCGACCATATAGGCCACCGAATAAAGCCTTGTTAAACCGATAATAGCGAATGTCAGGATGACTGCCGTGACGGCAAAAACACGATAGCGATGCCTATGGACAATAAGATCCAATAGGCCCAGAAACTTACCCACCGCCTTGAATTCTAAATGCTTGAGTTGATTCTTTTTTGGGGCTGGTAAATAAGAAAGTATGCCTGGGATCAGAATGATACTGACTATAAAGGTCGCCAGAATATTGATTCCAGCTACCAGGCCAAACTCCTTGAGTAATTTGATATCGGTAGTTACCAGAACTAAGAATCCAATCGCAGTAGTAAAGTTCGTAATGAAAGTCACCAAACCAATCTTTCGGACCATTCTGCTAAGCGCCTTCGGCTTGTTGCCATGCTTGGCAAACTCTTGATGGTACTTGTTAATTA
Coding sequences:
- a CDS encoding efflux RND transporter permease subunit; translated protein: MWSKLPHIVLKYRLILIISIFLFTAFMGYQARNVKMAFNFNTAVPSTDESYRYFQNFKEKFGEDGNILVVGAKDSTLFQLENFNKYKELSETIAGLEGISNVISLPALQKIVKNQDNRSFDLEALMKESPKTQEELDALLQEALGLKFYAGQLLNPENGATLILINMEREVLNSAGRNDIVNEIKKIGEEFAADTGIDLHYSGMPFVRTIMQQKTNKELRLFIVLSLSITALILFLFFRSFTSVFVPLIVISVVVVWVLGTIGLLNYNITILMGLIPSIIVVIGIPNGVYLINKYHQEFAKHGNKPKALSRMVRKIGLVTFITNFTTAIGFLVLVTTDIKLLKEFGLVAGINILATFIVSIILIPGILSYLPAPKKNQLKHLEFKAVGKFLGLLDLIVHRHRYRVFAVTAVILTFAIIGLTRLYSVAYMVDDIPEKSELKQDLYFFEDNFSGVMPLEIIIDFGKPKSTINARNLRKVDRLEKALEPLENISSPISIVSFAKAVRQAFYNGNERFYGLPSPSDRNVILSYLSNRDGDAGLLDSFVDSTGQVMRVSLKIADIGSQKMDSLITNVVQPEIDKVFDDEKIETAVTGSTLLFVKGNKFLIENLRFSLLLAFAIIAVIMAILFANIRMIIISLIPNFIPLIMTAGIMGFFGIPLKPSTALIFSIAFGISVDDSIHFLAKYRQELFAKNFFVPVAISNSIRETGSSMLYTSIILFFGFVIFVFSDFGGTVALGLLTSLTLFFAMITNLTLLPALLMVFDSGKRNQKIHPLIEHYEFYIEDDDEEIDTDNLLIKKDDPFLGSTDR